The following coding sequences lie in one Candidatus Nealsonbacteria bacterium genomic window:
- a CDS encoding sugar transferase, which produces MFKRLFDIIFSLLGLIFVSPFILIIAILIKRESPGSAFYLGQRMGKDGKIFKIFKFRSMVMNADKIGGPSTSADDARLLKIGKFLKRHNLDELPQLINVLKGEMSFVGPRPEVPSEVSLYDEETKKIILSVKPGITDLATLENVHEGEILRGAKDPHETYRLFIQPNKLKLAKEYIRRRNFWLDIKIILKTLKSALF; this is translated from the coding sequence ATGTTTAAAAGATTATTTGATATTATATTTTCCTTATTGGGATTAATTTTTGTCTCTCCGTTTATTTTAATTATTGCCATTTTGATAAAGAGAGAATCTCCTGGATCTGCTTTTTATCTCGGCCAAAGAATGGGAAAGGACGGAAAGATTTTTAAGATATTCAAGTTCCGTTCAATGGTAATGAATGCCGATAAAATTGGGGGACCTTCAACTTCGGCCGACGACGCAAGGCTTTTAAAAATCGGGAAATTTTTAAAAAGACATAATTTAGACGAATTGCCTCAATTGATAAATGTATTAAAGGGAGAAATGAGTTTTGTCGGTCCTAGGCCGGAAGTGCCTTCCGAAGTTTCTTTGTATGACGAAGAAACAAAAAAGATAATTTTGAGTGTAAAGCCGGGAATAACAGATTTGGCAACCCTAGAAAATGTTCACGAAGGAGAAATCTTAAGAGGGGCAAAAGATCCCCACGAGACTTACAGATTGTTTATTCAACCAAATAAATTAAAATTAGCGAAAGAATATATCCGAAGAAGAAATTTTTGGCTTGATATTAAAATAATACTTAAAACTTTAAAATCAGCCTTGTTTTAA
- a CDS encoding class I SAM-dependent methyltransferase gives MEYRKQKEIEHYDEKAEELMKKGYLVGTEGDFEGFKPNDLSSFSFCYKLLEENCKGKKVLDYGCGNGVHTVFLARTGAEKVIAIDLSEKSLKIAREKAKREGMEGKIEFLAMDCEKLEFAGNSFDVVFDGGSFSSLDIEKVYTEIARVLKSGGILIGIETFGHNPVANLKRKLNKATGKRTEWAEGHIFNLNSLKLAKKYFGEIKAWHFHIVSFLAIPFLEIPGGKIILKILEVIDRALLSIPFLRKYGFKAVFIMKKTIKYV, from the coding sequence ATGGAATACAGAAAACAGAAAGAAATTGAACATTACGACGAAAAGGCGGAAGAGCTAATGAAAAAAGGTTATTTAGTCGGAACCGAAGGAGATTTCGAAGGGTTTAAACCCAATGATTTAAGCAGTTTTTCTTTTTGCTATAAATTATTGGAAGAAAATTGCAAAGGAAAAAAAGTTTTAGATTACGGTTGCGGAAATGGCGTCCATACAGTTTTTTTGGCGAGAACGGGAGCCGAAAAAGTTATTGCTATTGATTTATCTGAGAAATCCTTGAAAATTGCCAGAGAAAAGGCAAAAAGAGAGGGGATGGAAGGAAAAATTGAATTTTTGGCAATGGATTGCGAAAAATTGGAATTTGCGGGAAATAGTTTTGACGTTGTTTTTGACGGAGGAAGTTTTTCTTCTTTGGATATAGAAAAGGTTTATACTGAAATTGCCAGAGTCTTAAAGTCGGGCGGAATTTTGATCGGCATTGAAACATTCGGCCATAATCCCGTGGCCAACCTAAAAAGGAAGCTTAATAAGGCGACTGGTAAAAGAACGGAGTGGGCTGAGGGGCACATTTTTAACTTAAACAGTTTAAAACTTGCGAAAAAATATTTTGGAGAAATTAAGGCTTGGCATTTCCACATCGTTTCTTTTTTAGCCATTCCTTTTCTCGAGATTCCCGGTGGTAAAATAATTTTAAAAATTTTAGAAGTAATTGACAGGGCATTACTTTCGATTCCTTTTTTAAGAAAATACGGGTTCAAGGCGGTATTTATTATGAAAAAAACAATAAAATATGTTTAA
- a CDS encoding glycosyltransferase family 2 protein, whose protein sequence is MIKKIEDLFCISIIIPCRNEEKFIGRCLDSIINNDYPKDKIEILVIDGSSEDETKNIILDYSKKYSFIKLLENPKKFTPFGLNMGIKAAKGEIILRVDAHARYRKDYISKCVKYLKEYNADNVGGIINTIPEDDTVAAKSIAISLSSFFGAGGSYFRLGSKKPREVDTVFGGCFKKEIFDKIGLFDERLVRSQDIEFNRRLKKYGGKIMLVPEIIADYYPQSILKNFLKHNFNDGIWTTYPLKFGINIFSFRHLIPLVFISGLFFLLVLSLFSRIFFYIFLFSFLFYFFSIILFSLKFVRKDIRFLFFLPAAFFCRHFGYGAGSILGLLKIL, encoded by the coding sequence ATGATAAAAAAAATAGAGGATTTGTTTTGTATTTCAATAATAATACCCTGTCGGAATGAAGAGAAATTTATTGGCAGATGCTTGGATTCCATAATTAACAATGACTATCCCAAAGATAAAATTGAAATTTTGGTTATAGATGGATCGTCTGAAGATGAAACAAAGAATATTATTTTGGATTATTCAAAAAAATATTCGTTTATTAAATTATTAGAAAATCCCAAAAAATTTACTCCTTTTGGATTGAACATGGGGATTAAAGCGGCAAAAGGGGAAATTATTTTGAGGGTTGATGCTCACGCTAGATACAGAAAAGACTATATTTCGAAGTGCGTAAAATATTTGAAAGAATACAATGCTGATAATGTCGGCGGAATAATAAACACTATTCCCGAGGACGATACCGTGGCCGCAAAGTCAATCGCCATTTCTTTGTCTTCTTTTTTCGGAGCGGGAGGTTCTTATTTCAGACTGGGATCAAAAAAGCCGAGAGAAGTAGATACGGTATTCGGAGGATGTTTTAAAAAAGAAATTTTCGATAAGATTGGGCTGTTCGACGAGAGATTAGTTAGAAGTCAGGACATTGAGTTTAATAGAAGGCTAAAGAAATATGGCGGGAAAATAATGCTGGTTCCTGAAATCATCGCCGATTATTATCCCCAGTCGATTCTTAAAAATTTTTTGAAGCATAATTTTAATGATGGAATTTGGACTACTTATCCTTTGAAATTCGGAATAAATATATTTTCTTTTAGGCATTTAATTCCCTTGGTTTTTATTTCCGGGCTGTTTTTTTTGCTGGTTCTTTCTTTATTTTCCAGGATATTTTTTTATATATTTTTGTTTTCTTTTTTATTTTATTTTTTTTCTATAATTTTATTTTCCTTAAAGTTCGTTAGAAAAGATATCAGGTTTTTGTTTTTTTTGCCGGCCGCCTTTTTTTGTCGCCACTTCGGCTACGGCGCAGGATCTATTTTGGGGTTATTAAAAATATTATAA
- a CDS encoding glycosyltransferase family 2 protein produces MTISVIIPAYNEEKNIESTVENVIKAIKGKFTDYEILIFNDCSQDNTGNIVEKLARLNGRIKVIHNKKNEGFAYNYKKGVELANNDYIAIIPGDDEILPESISEIFSLVGKAEIIIPYTVNYRVRSLSRRVISFSFTAVMNFLFGLKLKYYNGPVVHKREIIKSVLIKSKSFAFQAEILVKLIKKNRSFIEMGMYIKNRKYGKSKALRLTNILGVFKTIIMLFEEIYLWEGFRIFENKKRFVPFTVLFSIVILFGLSVFFNPSLKFSGWIGYVVISPFLKFFEFLISFINK; encoded by the coding sequence ATGACCATATCCGTTATCATTCCGGCTTATAATGAGGAAAAAAATATTGAATCGACCGTTGAGAACGTGATAAAAGCGATAAAAGGCAAGTTTACCGACTACGAAATATTAATATTTAATGACTGTAGCCAAGACAATACGGGCAATATCGTTGAAAAATTAGCGCGGTTGAATGGTCGAATTAAAGTTATTCATAACAAAAAAAATGAGGGGTTCGCTTATAATTATAAAAAAGGCGTAGAGCTGGCTAACAACGACTACATAGCCATTATTCCGGGGGACGACGAAATTTTACCGGAATCAATATCTGAAATATTCAGCTTGGTTGGCAAAGCGGAAATTATCATTCCTTATACAGTAAATTATCGGGTCAGGTCTTTGTCAAGAAGAGTAATTTCTTTTTCTTTTACTGCGGTAATGAATTTTTTGTTCGGATTAAAACTGAAATACTACAACGGGCCGGTAGTTCATAAAAGGGAAATTATTAAGTCCGTTTTAATAAAATCAAAAAGTTTTGCCTTTCAAGCAGAAATTCTTGTTAAATTAATTAAGAAAAACCGCAGTTTTATTGAAATGGGCATGTATATCAAAAATAGAAAATATGGTAAATCAAAAGCTTTACGTTTAACTAATATATTGGGGGTTTTCAAAACAATAATCATGCTGTTCGAAGAAATTTATTTATGGGAGGGATTTAGAATTTTTGAAAACAAGAAACGGTTCGTCCCTTTTACTGTTTTATTTTCTATAGTTATATTATTTGGGCTTTCAGTATTTTTTAATCCTTCTTTAAAATTTAGTGGGTGGATAGGGTATGTCGTAATCTCGCCGTTTTTAAAATTTTTTGAATTTTTGATTTCTTTTATTAATAAATAA
- a CDS encoding transketolase yields the protein MTQNFNMDNDIFRKEIINYILPNFRKDQRYYLLVGDMGFGAIDKLRNEFPGRVINCGMMEQGMVGIAAGMAMSGLKPIVYTIVNFLVFRSIEQIRNDIVLHDLNVKFIGTGANDYFKFLGKSHCCGQDDIALMKFINLKVYDPYSAEESFLELVQKWILDEKAAYIRV from the coding sequence ATGACTCAGAATTTTAATATGGACAATGATATTTTCAGAAAAGAAATTATTAACTATATTTTGCCGAATTTTCGTAAAGACCAAAGATATTATTTGTTGGTCGGTGACATGGGTTTTGGCGCTATCGATAAATTAAGAAATGAATTTCCCGGTCGCGTTATTAATTGTGGCATGATGGAACAGGGTATGGTCGGTATTGCAGCCGGTATGGCTATGAGCGGTTTAAAGCCCATTGTATATACAATAGTAAATTTTTTGGTTTTTAGGTCAATTGAACAGATTAGAAATGATATTGTTCTTCATGACCTTAACGTGAAATTTATCGGAACGGGGGCTAATGATTATTTTAAATTCCTTGGGAAATCACATTGTTGCGGTCAAGATGATATTGCTTTAATGAAATTTATTAATTTGAAAGTTTATGACCCTTATTCCGCCGAGGAATCCTTTCTTGAGTTAGTCCAGAAATGGATACTTGATGAAAAAGCGGCATATATAAGAGTTTAA